From Campylobacteraceae bacterium, one genomic window encodes:
- a CDS encoding RNA polymerase sigma factor, giving the protein MLKYYDEISYFIQKLTGDKNLAKDLTQDTYVKVLQNNSKLDDALPKAYLYKIARNLVIDKVRRDKLLTQVHYEEDKCSIPLKDMPDEIVTQENRKEKLKECIQNLSAQNKKAFVLYYYKGYTRTEIAELMNISRNAVEKNITRATLKIKEQMKKDES; this is encoded by the coding sequence ATGTTAAAATATTATGATGAAATATCATATTTTATTCAAAAACTTACTGGTGATAAAAACCTAGCAAAAGACTTAACACAAGATACTTATGTCAAAGTCTTGCAAAATAATAGTAAACTAGATGATGCACTTCCAAAAGCTTACCTTTATAAGATTGCCAGAAATCTTGTTATTGATAAAGTAAGAAGAGACAAATTACTAACACAGGTTCATTATGAAGAAGATAAGTGCAGTATTCCTCTCAAAGACATGCCAGATGAAATAGTGACTCAAGAAAATAGAAAAGAAAAACTAAAAGAATGCATACAAAATCTTTCAGCTCAAAATAAAAAAGCCTTTGTATTGTATTATTACAAGGGTTATACAAGAACAGAAATAGCAGAACTGATGAACATAAGCAGAAATGCAGTTGAAAAGAATATCACCAGAGCTACATTAAAAATAAAAGAACAAATGAAGAAAGACGAGTCATGA
- a CDS encoding trimeric intracellular cation channel family protein — translation MSILELADYIGIISFALSGFLIAVHKKFDILGIIVIASVTALGGGILRDVISNTTPHIFTSYIPILLVIFTVLIAIIFRLHKIDNLEGKSFFVLSDTLGLVSFAISGAIAGLDVNFNFFGVLLLAMLTATGGGTIRDALLGRTPTIFVSDFYAIIALMCATSVYVLDYFDQLTIFHILILFALGVVIRLIAYYRKWKLPKLS, via the coding sequence ATGAGTATATTGGAACTTGCTGATTATATTGGAATTATTTCTTTTGCATTAAGTGGATTTTTAATTGCAGTGCATAAAAAGTTTGATATCTTAGGAATCATTGTTATTGCTTCTGTAACTGCCCTTGGGGGTGGAATTTTAAGAGATGTAATATCTAATACTACTCCACATATTTTTACTTCCTATATTCCTATCTTACTTGTCATTTTTACTGTACTTATTGCTATTATTTTTAGACTTCATAAGATTGATAATTTAGAAGGAAAGTCTTTTTTTGTATTAAGTGATACCTTGGGGCTTGTTTCTTTTGCTATTTCTGGAGCTATTGCTGGTTTAGATGTAAACTTTAATTTTTTTGGAGTATTGTTATTAGCCATGTTAACTGCAACAGGTGGAGGAACTATAAGAGATGCTCTTTTAGGAAGAACTCCTACTATTTTTGTAAGTGATTTTTATGCCATCATTGCTTTGATGTGCGCAACAAGTGTTTATGTATTAGATTATTTTGATCAATTAACAATCTTCCATATTCTAATTTTATTTGCTCTAGGCGTTGTTATTCGCCTAATCGCATATTATAGAAAATGGAAACTTCCAAAACTCTCTTAA
- the lpdA gene encoding dihydrolipoyl dehydrogenase: MYDVIVIGAGPAGYEVASLLGSAGKSVCIIDKSENRIGGTCLNEGCVPAKNFLETSSYIKKAAYFKTTGVNFTLDSFDIEGLKKNTSCLITDLTSGIQAKLKKAKVEIKYGNASFVGETSIKIDGDNQEVIEASKIVIATGSVHREHPLMNLVDGKILSSKEVFSINEIPKSILVIGGGAIGCEFASFFASFGTEVDIAEFTPRLVPIEDDDIARTLKRELEKQGMSIYLNANVTSYTVNSSNVEVTMTVGKKEQTKVYDKVLVSIGRNPNTNGLNAEAGNVTCDRGFVEVDGNLQSISNKNVYAIGDVIKTPALAHVAYYEAKRVAAIICEEEVMSEKAIFPSVTFCTPQIASIGQSERALKEAGITYKASKIFFKVNGKAKIKGDDSGFVKIIHEVESGKILGAAIIGNDATELIHQFLIAINTNLSMDDLSKMIFAHPTLSETILDLVSAH, from the coding sequence ATGTATGATGTTATTGTAATTGGAGCAGGACCTGCTGGTTATGAAGTGGCTTCACTCTTAGGTAGTGCTGGAAAAAGTGTATGTATTATTGATAAAAGTGAAAATAGAATTGGTGGAACGTGTCTAAATGAAGGCTGTGTTCCAGCTAAAAACTTTTTAGAAACATCTTCATATATTAAAAAAGCCGCTTATTTTAAGACTACTGGTGTTAATTTTACCTTAGATTCTTTTGATATTGAAGGTCTCAAAAAAAATACCTCGTGTTTGATTACAGATTTAACATCTGGAATACAAGCTAAATTAAAAAAAGCAAAAGTTGAGATTAAATACGGAAATGCTTCTTTTGTAGGTGAAACTTCTATTAAAATAGATGGTGATAACCAAGAGGTTATTGAAGCTTCTAAAATTGTAATAGCTACTGGTTCAGTACACAGAGAACATCCTTTAATGAATCTTGTTGATGGAAAAATTCTATCATCTAAAGAAGTGTTTTCAATAAATGAAATTCCTAAATCTATTTTAGTAATAGGTGGAGGTGCAATTGGTTGTGAATTTGCTTCTTTTTTCGCCTCTTTTGGTACAGAAGTTGATATTGCAGAATTTACTCCACGCTTAGTTCCTATTGAAGATGATGATATAGCAAGAACACTCAAACGAGAGTTAGAGAAACAAGGTATGAGTATTTATTTAAATGCTAATGTTACTTCATACACAGTTAATTCTTCTAATGTAGAAGTAACTATGACTGTTGGTAAAAAAGAGCAAACAAAAGTGTATGACAAAGTACTTGTATCTATAGGAAGAAATCCAAATACAAATGGTCTTAATGCAGAAGCTGGAAATGTTACATGCGATCGTGGTTTTGTAGAAGTTGATGGAAACTTACAAAGTATTTCAAATAAAAATGTTTATGCTATTGGGGATGTTATTAAAACACCAGCCCTTGCACATGTTGCTTATTATGAAGCTAAAAGAGTGGCAGCAATCATTTGTGAAGAAGAAGTTATGAGTGAAAAAGCTATTTTTCCTTCCGTTACATTTTGTACTCCCCAAATTGCAAGTATTGGACAAAGTGAGAGAGCATTAAAAGAAGCAGGCATTACTTATAAAGCCAGTAAAATATTCTTCAAAGTAAATGGAAAAGCCAAAATAAAAGGCGATGACTCTGGTTTTGTAAAAATCATACATGAAGTAGAATCAGGGAAGATTTTAGGTGCAGCTATTATTGGAAATGATGCCACAGAACTTATTCATCAGTTCTTAATAGCTATCAATACCAACCTAAGTATGGATGACTTATCAAAAATGATTTTTGCCCATCCTACTTTGAGTGAAACAATCTTAGATTTGGTTTCTGCTCATTAA
- the lipA gene encoding lipoyl synthase encodes MKTKNFMRKPEWLRKKIDFKAQKEMDQLLNESGIHTICQEARCPNISECFANKNATFLILGNICTRRCTYCNVKTGKPFEVNQKEIDQVTTSVQKLGLKYIVITSPARDDLKDGGSLQFYKVTQDILEKVPGADVELLIPDFKGKTSSLQTAVDSGASVIGHNIETVPSLYKIRKASTYTRSIDVLKQLKELGAGKIKTKSAIMVGLGETHEEMTQVFKDLREVGCDFLSIGQYLQPTGGYEEVKEYVTPETFALYKREALDMGFEFVHSTPYARSSYMAHEYKGKKTSKE; translated from the coding sequence ATGAAAACTAAAAACTTTATGAGAAAACCAGAATGGTTAAGAAAAAAGATTGATTTTAAAGCACAAAAAGAAATGGATCAATTATTAAATGAATCAGGAATTCATACTATTTGTCAAGAAGCAAGATGTCCTAATATAAGCGAGTGTTTTGCTAATAAAAATGCCACTTTTTTAATTCTAGGAAATATCTGTACAAGACGCTGTACCTACTGTAATGTAAAAACAGGGAAACCCTTTGAAGTAAACCAAAAAGAAATAGATCAAGTAACTACTTCTGTTCAAAAATTGGGACTTAAATATATTGTAATTACAAGTCCAGCCAGAGATGATTTAAAAGATGGGGGTTCACTTCAGTTTTATAAAGTAACCCAAGATATTCTGGAAAAAGTTCCAGGTGCTGATGTTGAGCTTTTAATTCCAGATTTTAAAGGAAAAACTTCTTCTTTACAAACTGCTGTTGATTCAGGAGCAAGTGTTATTGGACACAATATTGAAACAGTACCTTCTTTATACAAAATAAGAAAAGCATCTACTTATACACGTTCAATTGATGTTCTAAAACAATTAAAAGAATTAGGTGCGGGTAAGATTAAAACCAAAAGTGCGATTATGGTTGGTCTTGGTGAAACACATGAAGAAATGACACAAGTATTCAAAGATTTAAGAGAAGTTGGCTGTGATTTTTTAAGTATTGGACAATATTTACAACCTACAGGTGGTTATGAAGAAGTGAAAGAATATGTTACCCCTGAAACATTTGCTTTGTATAAAAGAGAAGCACTGGATATGGGTTTTGAGTTTGTACATTCTACGCCTTATGCAAGATCATCTTATATGGCTCATGAATATAAGGGCAAAAAAACAAGTAAAGAATAA
- the gcvPB gene encoding aminomethyl-transferring glycine dehydrogenase subunit GcvPB, giving the protein MSVTETIFDKSHEGRPGLALPPMDVPAVSLDRTLVRNVKAKLPQMSEFDVIRHYTNLSNKNMSIDKNFYPLGSCTMKYNPKITERVAALEGFTSMHPHLITNNMTDSMQGTLETIDMLEKTLCEVTGMDAFTTTPQAGAHGEMLGIMMIDAYHKSKGNKRKYVIVPDSSHGTNPATAAMVGYEVITIKSDANGAMDFDEFKAKMSDEVAAVMLTVPNTLGMYNKKIKDICAVAHSYDAMMYYDGANMNAIMGVAKPGEIGFDVIHINVHKTFATPHGGGGPGSGPVGVNEKLKPFLPDLGIKKVDGKYELDHRNGTSIGKISPFFGQYGISLRAITYMTSLGGNGMYNASTKAVLNANYIRVRLRDYFDVPFDGLCMHECVFSAKTLAKNGVTAMDIAKYLIDFGMHAPTVYFPLIVKEAIMIEPTETENKETIDIFCDRMIKAVELARKDPAAFKAYPKTWGVSRPDDTLAIKELNVRSRH; this is encoded by the coding sequence ATGAGTGTAACTGAAACTATTTTTGATAAATCACATGAAGGTAGACCTGGATTAGCTTTACCTCCTATGGATGTTCCTGCTGTTTCTTTAGATCGAACTCTGGTTAGAAATGTAAAAGCAAAATTACCTCAAATGTCAGAATTTGATGTAATCAGACACTATACAAATCTTTCTAATAAGAATATGTCAATTGATAAAAACTTTTATCCTCTTGGTTCTTGTACTATGAAATATAATCCAAAGATTACTGAGAGAGTAGCGGCGCTTGAAGGTTTTACTTCTATGCACCCACATTTAATTACTAATAATATGACAGATTCTATGCAAGGTACGCTAGAAACTATTGATATGTTAGAAAAAACTTTATGTGAAGTTACTGGAATGGATGCTTTTACTACAACGCCTCAAGCGGGTGCTCATGGTGAAATGTTAGGTATTATGATGATTGATGCTTATCATAAAAGCAAAGGGAATAAAAGAAAATATGTTATTGTTCCTGATAGCTCACATGGTACTAACCCTGCAACTGCTGCTATGGTTGGATATGAAGTAATTACTATTAAATCAGATGCAAACGGTGCTATGGATTTTGATGAATTTAAAGCAAAAATGTCTGATGAAGTAGCTGCTGTTATGTTAACTGTTCCAAATACTCTTGGAATGTATAACAAAAAAATCAAAGATATTTGTGCTGTAGCTCATTCATATGATGCAATGATGTATTACGATGGTGCGAATATGAATGCTATTATGGGAGTTGCAAAACCAGGTGAAATTGGTTTTGATGTTATTCATATCAATGTTCATAAAACATTTGCAACACCACATGGTGGTGGAGGACCAGGTTCTGGACCTGTTGGAGTAAATGAAAAACTTAAACCTTTTTTACCTGATTTAGGGATTAAAAAAGTTGATGGTAAGTATGAACTTGATCATAGAAATGGTACTTCAATTGGTAAGATTTCTCCTTTCTTTGGACAATATGGAATCTCTTTAAGAGCAATTACGTACATGACATCTTTAGGTGGAAATGGTATGTATAATGCTTCTACAAAAGCTGTGTTAAATGCAAACTACATAAGAGTAAGACTTAGAGATTATTTTGATGTTCCTTTTGATGGTTTATGTATGCATGAATGTGTATTCTCTGCTAAAACGCTTGCTAAAAATGGTGTAACAGCTATGGATATTGCAAAATACTTAATTGATTTTGGTATGCATGCTCCTACTGTTTATTTCCCATTAATTGTAAAAGAAGCCATTATGATTGAACCTACTGAAACAGAAAATAAAGAAACAATTGATATTTTTTGTGACCGTATGATAAAAGCGGTTGAGTTAGCAAGAAAAGATCCTGCTGCTTTTAAAGCTTATCCTAAAACATGGGGAGTATCACGACCTGATGATACTTTGGCTATTAAAGAATTAAACGTAAGATCACGACACTAG
- the gcvPA gene encoding aminomethyl-transferring glycine dehydrogenase subunit GcvPA → MPYTPHTKADIREMLDVIGLEKETDLFSSVPSDLRVDHLNLSDSLDEFSTYTKFKNIAKKNITDKVMFMGGGYYDHIVPSGVDALAGRSEFYTAYTPYQAEASQGTLQSLYEFQSLICEMTGMDVANASMYDGATALAESALMAVRLTRRNKILIDAGVNKTYIKVVQTYLKFRDIDVEVIQMDKDLTDFASVESKIDNTIAAYLFQNPNFFGNVQDFTSLIAKLHESKVLAVMSAYPIALGMIKDPGSLDVDIVCGDGQCLGNYLNFGGPTFGFMATKQEDIRNLPGRIIGKTKDQDGKEMFVLTMQAREQHIRRHRATSNICSNQNLLALRATMFMSLLGRDGFANMSSLCHSKSEYLKSELKKVKGITICNTAPTFNEFVIETPLSAESLLLKLRDAGFYAGINLGNLYENHENKIMISVTEKRSKDELDALVAAIGEIL, encoded by the coding sequence ATGCCATATACTCCTCATACAAAAGCTGACATTAGAGAAATGTTAGATGTTATTGGATTAGAAAAAGAAACAGATTTATTTTCTTCTGTTCCAAGTGATTTAAGAGTTGACCATTTAAATCTAAGCGATAGTTTAGATGAATTTTCAACCTATACTAAATTTAAAAATATTGCTAAAAAAAATATTACTGATAAAGTAATGTTTATGGGTGGTGGATATTATGATCATATTGTTCCTTCTGGTGTTGATGCATTAGCTGGGCGAAGTGAATTCTATACAGCTTATACTCCTTACCAAGCGGAAGCTTCTCAAGGAACATTACAATCTTTATATGAATTTCAAAGTTTGATTTGTGAAATGACTGGAATGGATGTAGCAAATGCTTCTATGTATGATGGAGCTACTGCTTTAGCTGAATCTGCATTAATGGCAGTACGACTTACAAGAAGAAATAAGATTTTAATTGATGCAGGTGTAAATAAAACTTATATCAAAGTAGTTCAAACCTATTTAAAATTTAGAGATATTGATGTAGAAGTTATTCAAATGGATAAAGACTTAACTGACTTTGCAAGCGTTGAATCAAAAATTGATAATACAATTGCTGCTTATTTATTTCAAAACCCTAACTTTTTTGGAAATGTACAAGATTTCACTTCTTTGATAGCTAAGTTACATGAATCAAAAGTTTTAGCTGTAATGTCTGCTTATCCTATAGCACTTGGAATGATTAAAGATCCAGGTTCTCTTGATGTTGATATTGTATGTGGAGATGGACAATGTTTAGGAAATTATCTTAACTTTGGAGGTCCTACTTTTGGTTTCATGGCAACAAAACAAGAAGATATTAGAAATCTTCCTGGAAGAATTATTGGAAAAACAAAAGATCAAGATGGAAAAGAAATGTTTGTATTAACTATGCAAGCAAGAGAACAACATATTAGACGACACAGAGCTACCTCAAATATTTGTTCAAACCAAAACTTACTGGCTTTAAGAGCTACTATGTTTATGTCTTTACTTGGACGTGATGGTTTTGCAAATATGAGTTCTTTATGTCATTCAAAAAGTGAATACTTAAAAAGTGAATTAAAAAAAGTTAAAGGTATTACTATTTGTAATACAGCTCCTACTTTTAATGAATTTGTGATTGAAACGCCTTTAAGTGCAGAATCTTTATTGCTTAAATTAAGAGATGCAGGTTTTTATGCAGGAATTAACTTAGGTAATTTATATGAAAATCATGAAAATAAAATTATGATTTCAGTTACTGAAAAAAGATCAAAAGATGAACTAGATGCTTTAGTAGCTGCAATAGGAGAGATATTATGA
- the gcvH gene encoding glycine cleavage system protein GcvH: MKIFNEEHEWLEVEGDIAKVGISKYAVEQLGDITFLELPEVDAEITSGASVAFVESVKAASDIYAPASGVVTEINETLLDTPEVLNEEAENVWIFKMKLSDVSDLDNLMDGDSYAKFINTL, encoded by the coding sequence ATGAAAATATTTAATGAAGAACATGAGTGGTTAGAAGTTGAAGGTGATATTGCGAAAGTTGGAATTTCTAAGTATGCAGTTGAACAATTAGGTGATATTACATTTTTAGAATTACCAGAAGTAGATGCTGAAATTACATCAGGAGCCTCTGTTGCTTTTGTTGAGTCAGTTAAAGCTGCATCTGATATTTATGCACCAGCTTCTGGAGTGGTTACAGAAATCAATGAAACTTTATTAGATACTCCTGAAGTATTAAATGAAGAAGCAGAAAATGTTTGGATTTTTAAAATGAAATTATCAGATGTATCTGATCTTGATAACTTAATGGATGGCGATTCGTACGCTAAATTCATCAATACTTTATAA
- the gcvT gene encoding glycine cleavage system aminomethyltransferase GcvT: MEALLRTPLYETQKTLKAKNVPFCGWDMPIQFEGIIAEHGYCRNDVAIFDTSHMGEFFFKGDIVESGINTAVTIDIEALPIGKCKYGFLLNEDGGVIDDLIVYKLASDELMIVVNASRSAIDYKTFASRISVGTIEDRSNEFAKLDVQGPNAKKALEKYFDINLDDLKFFSFVETTVMNEYCLLSRTGYTGELGFELYVSADIAVKLWDSLIADGVKPAGLGARDALRLEMGYSLYGNDLSEEISPIEANLSMFINVKRDYIGRDALKKQKEEGTSRLLLPFKTTSRRSARKDFEVYQNDVKVGFVTSAAYSPTLNVGIGFAMVDVDVFDKESTFQLKDKRGSIDANIAALPFITKK, from the coding sequence ATGGAAGCACTTTTAAGAACACCGCTTTATGAAACACAGAAAACGTTAAAAGCAAAAAATGTACCTTTTTGTGGTTGGGATATGCCAATACAATTTGAAGGAATTATTGCTGAACATGGATATTGTAGAAATGATGTAGCTATTTTTGATACTTCACATATGGGAGAGTTTTTCTTCAAGGGTGATATTGTTGAAAGTGGAATTAATACTGCTGTTACTATTGATATTGAAGCTTTACCTATTGGAAAATGTAAATATGGTTTTTTACTGAACGAGGATGGTGGAGTAATTGATGATTTAATTGTTTATAAATTAGCGAGTGATGAATTAATGATAGTTGTAAATGCTTCGCGATCTGCAATTGATTATAAAACATTTGCTTCAAGAATATCTGTAGGTACAATTGAAGATCGATCAAATGAATTTGCAAAACTAGATGTTCAAGGTCCAAATGCTAAAAAAGCTTTAGAAAAGTATTTTGATATTAATTTGGATGATTTAAAATTCTTTTCTTTTGTAGAAACAACTGTAATGAATGAGTATTGTTTATTATCACGTACTGGTTATACAGGTGAGCTTGGTTTTGAATTGTATGTATCTGCTGATATTGCAGTTAAATTATGGGATTCTTTAATAGCTGATGGTGTTAAACCAGCTGGTCTAGGGGCAAGGGATGCATTAAGACTTGAAATGGGTTATTCCTTATATGGTAATGATTTAAGTGAAGAAATTTCTCCTATTGAAGCAAATCTTTCTATGTTTATTAATGTAAAAAGAGATTATATTGGACGTGATGCACTTAAAAAACAAAAAGAAGAAGGAACAAGTAGATTATTGTTACCTTTTAAAACAACGTCAAGAAGATCTGCAAGAAAAGATTTTGAGGTTTACCAAAACGATGTTAAAGTTGGTTTTGTAACATCAGCTGCATATTCACCTACATTAAACGTAGGAATAGGTTTTGCAATGGTAGATGTAGATGTATTTGATAAAGAAAGTACATTTCAATTAAAAGATAAAAGAGGAAGCATAGATGCAAATATTGCAGCACTTCCGTTTATAACAAAAAAATAA
- a CDS encoding response regulator transcription factor: MINASILYAEDEEQTRLNYTNYLQRYFKDVYSVSNGQEAFKLYEEHQPNILLLDINMPKLNGLELAKKIRLKDKTTRIIILTAHLEQDKLLFAAELNLTKYLPKPISRIELKEALNEAVKQFKELSGKGKLLKLEEDFSWDKTSHKLFCKKEEIKLTKHEILLFDILSSKNDRVFTIDEITSHLWDDFDDCEMSSNKLKDIIKRLRKKIPKNVIQNIYAAGYKLNVLST; encoded by the coding sequence ATGATTAATGCAAGTATTTTATATGCAGAAGATGAAGAACAAACAAGGCTTAATTATACTAATTATTTACAGCGTTATTTCAAAGATGTTTATTCTGTCTCAAATGGGCAGGAGGCTTTTAAACTTTATGAAGAACATCAACCCAATATTTTACTCTTAGATATTAACATGCCAAAATTAAATGGCCTAGAATTGGCAAAAAAAATACGTTTAAAAGATAAAACAACACGGATTATAATTTTAACCGCCCATTTAGAACAAGATAAACTCCTTTTTGCTGCAGAACTTAATCTTACTAAGTATTTGCCAAAACCTATTTCCCGTATTGAATTAAAAGAGGCCCTTAATGAAGCAGTTAAACAGTTCAAAGAATTAAGTGGAAAAGGCAAACTCTTAAAGCTTGAAGAGGATTTCTCTTGGGATAAAACGTCGCATAAACTTTTTTGCAAAAAAGAAGAAATAAAACTCACCAAACATGAAATTTTGTTATTTGATATTTTAAGTTCAAAAAATGATAGGGTATTTACTATAGATGAAATCACTTCACATTTGTGGGATGATTTTGATGATTGCGAAATGAGTAGCAATAAACTAAAAGATATTATTAAACGTTTGCGAAAAAAAATACCTAAAAATGTCATTCAAAATATCTATGCAGCCGGATATAAACTGAATGTTCTCTCTACTTAA
- a CDS encoding HAMP domain-containing histidine kinase — translation MNELIIVFFLGFLIFLIFNKRKNQQYYNKNLEEEVKKQLLELREKDKLLIAQSKLAAIGETLAHIAHQWKQPLSQINSVVLNIEADFEENKLSQKKLEDHLNEIEKLTFYMSDTITSFNNYLQPNDKKEVFSMKDAFDDAFELIYKLLESKRIVCKLNIKKDSLIKGVKKEFVQALLVLLNNAKDVLEERNIKNKKISIEIYLENNNAILKITDNAGGVENEYFDKIFDAYFTTKPHSQGTGHGLCMAKMIIEKSMHGFLSVQNEKEGASFRISLKER, via the coding sequence ATGAATGAGCTAATAATTGTTTTTTTTCTTGGTTTTTTGATTTTTTTGATTTTTAACAAAAGAAAAAATCAACAATATTATAATAAAAACCTAGAAGAAGAAGTGAAAAAGCAGCTCTTAGAATTAAGAGAAAAAGACAAATTATTAATTGCACAATCTAAATTAGCTGCTATTGGTGAAACCTTAGCTCATATTGCACATCAATGGAAACAACCCCTTTCTCAAATTAATTCTGTTGTTTTAAATATAGAAGCAGATTTTGAAGAAAATAAACTGTCTCAGAAAAAACTAGAAGACCATTTAAATGAGATTGAAAAACTAACCTTTTATATGTCAGATACTATTACTTCTTTTAACAATTATCTTCAGCCCAATGACAAAAAAGAAGTATTTTCAATGAAAGATGCTTTTGATGATGCTTTTGAATTGATATATAAACTGCTTGAATCAAAACGAATCGTATGTAAATTGAATATTAAAAAAGATTCTTTAATTAAGGGTGTAAAAAAAGAGTTTGTTCAAGCTTTGTTGGTTCTTTTAAACAATGCAAAAGATGTGCTGGAAGAGAGAAATATTAAAAATAAAAAAATATCTATTGAAATATATCTTGAAAATAACAATGCAATCTTAAAAATAACAGACAATGCTGGCGGGGTTGAGAATGAATATTTTGATAAAATATTTGATGCGTATTTTACAACAAAACCCCATTCACAAGGAACTGGGCATGGTTTATGTATGGCTAAGATGATTATTGAAAAATCCATGCATGGTTTTTTAAGTGTTCAAAATGAAAAAGAAGGCGCAAGTTTTCGCATTTCTTTAAAAGAAAGGTAA
- the purN gene encoding phosphoribosylglycinamide formyltransferase: MTKIGILSSYNGSGFDALYEAIQTEVLKAEITVVISNNSNANVLKNAQTRNIPNFLVNTKKYPNENIDEKITELLLKHKCDFVFLSGFMKKIEKNLLAAYPNKIINSHPALLPNFGGRGMYGRFVHEAVFKSHATKSGATIHYVNENYDEGSFVIQKELNIEKNESVDSIESRVKALETIAIVEAFVKLVK, translated from the coding sequence ATGACAAAAATAGGTATATTATCTTCTTACAATGGAAGTGGTTTTGATGCTTTGTATGAAGCAATCCAAACAGAAGTTCTAAAAGCAGAGATTACAGTTGTAATATCAAATAATAGCAATGCAAATGTACTTAAAAATGCGCAAACTAGAAATATTCCTAATTTCCTTGTTAATACTAAAAAATATCCGAATGAAAATATTGATGAAAAAATCACAGAACTTTTACTTAAACATAAATGTGATTTTGTTTTTTTATCGGGATTTATGAAAAAAATAGAAAAAAATCTCTTAGCTGCATATCCGAATAAAATAATCAATTCTCATCCTGCTTTATTGCCCAATTTTGGAGGTAGGGGAATGTATGGACGTTTTGTACATGAAGCGGTATTTAAATCACATGCTACAAAGAGTGGGGCAACAATACATTATGTCAATGAAAACTATGATGAAGGTTCTTTTGTGATTCAAAAAGAATTAAATATAGAAAAGAATGAAAGTGTAGACAGTATAGAATCAAGAGTCAAAGCTCTTGAAACTATAGCTATTGTAGAAGCGTTTGTAAAACTAGTTAAATAA